One genomic segment of Salmo trutta chromosome 8, fSalTru1.1, whole genome shotgun sequence includes these proteins:
- the LOC115198715 gene encoding short transmembrane mitochondrial protein 1, with translation MLQFLAGFTLGNVVGMYLAQNYEVPNISKKIEAFKKDVAAKKKPPAD, from the exons ATGCTACAGTTCCTG GCTGGGTTTACCTTGGGAAACGTTGTTGGGATGTACCTCGCTCAAAACTACGAG GTCCCCAACATTTCCAAAAAGATAGAAGCCTTCAAGAAGGATGTGGCAGCGAAGAAGAAACCTCCAGCAGATTAA